One Owenweeksia hongkongensis DSM 17368 genomic region harbors:
- a CDS encoding Cbp1 family collagen-binding glycoprotein adhesin: MRKLMIAAAAFPLLIACNQGVKEENTRLKTENEQLSMENQQQDSLINDFVSSFSQIQENLARIREKEESIKEAQEGGMENSQSMRDEVLEDVEVINELLSQNKKTIADLNDKLQRYSYEVGKFKKMVANLNKEIETKDNQVLELKENLAAQNFEMNKLNSKLDTLSATSKKQQQRIEEQTEDLNSAYYAVGTYKDLQENDVVDRKGGIIGIGSTKTIAEDFNRDYFTKIDIRKTTIIPLDAEDKDVKLVSNHPSDSYKWNKAEDKVSSLEITKPETFWKASKYLVVLVD; the protein is encoded by the coding sequence ATGAGAAAGTTAATGATTGCAGCCGCTGCTTTTCCTCTTCTTATCGCTTGCAACCAAGGGGTAAAAGAAGAAAACACGCGTCTTAAAACCGAGAATGAACAGTTATCGATGGAGAATCAACAGCAAGATTCTTTAATCAATGATTTCGTAAGCTCCTTTTCGCAAATTCAGGAAAACCTAGCCAGAATTCGTGAGAAAGAAGAGAGTATAAAAGAAGCTCAAGAAGGCGGTATGGAAAACTCTCAAAGTATGAGGGACGAAGTACTTGAAGACGTTGAAGTAATTAATGAACTTCTATCTCAAAACAAAAAGACCATTGCAGACCTTAATGATAAGCTACAGAGATATAGCTATGAAGTAGGTAAGTTCAAGAAGATGGTTGCTAATCTCAACAAAGAAATTGAGACCAAAGACAACCAAGTTTTAGAGTTGAAAGAAAACTTGGCGGCTCAAAACTTTGAGATGAACAAGCTAAATTCCAAGCTTGACACTTTGTCTGCAACGTCTAAGAAACAACAACAAAGAATTGAAGAACAGACCGAGGACCTAAATTCAGCTTACTATGCTGTAGGGACTTATAAGGATCTTCAAGAAAATGATGTAGTTGACCGCAAAGGGGGAATTATCGGAATTGGAAGCACCAAAACCATTGCAGAAGATTTTAACCGTGATTACTTCACCAAAATTGACATTCGTAAAACAACCATAATCCCTTTAGATGCAGAAGACAAAGATGTGAAGTTGGTGAGTAACCACCCATCTGACTCATATAAGTGGAATAAAGCTGAGGATAAGGTAAGTAGCCTTGAGATTACTAAGCCAGAAACTTTCTGGAAAGCCTCTAAGTATCTCGTGGTTTTGGTTGATTAG
- a CDS encoding universal stress protein — translation MKVLFPTDFSENAELAAEFAIDIAKRTKGSIVAFHAYDVPYSERSMTTSLLHEMKDIAHKHMQEFEAKVLSSSGVDFQTQVSLGNPIRLSKELCEKHNIDIVVLGTKGASGIEELLIGSNAASVIQNIDTPVLVIPPNSQVKEIKNIVLATDMDLRKKERPLLRLKAFANIYGAKINILHFQDDRGVKEGSRDFLETHLSDVPHSYAVLAQKDNLDKDILEYCQSKNADMVTAITKRYGFFEGLFRSSLTSKLAYHTNIPMLALHEPK, via the coding sequence ATGAAAGTATTATTCCCAACCGATTTCTCCGAAAATGCTGAATTGGCAGCCGAGTTTGCCATTGATATTGCAAAACGCACCAAGGGTAGCATTGTAGCTTTTCATGCCTATGACGTGCCTTATTCTGAACGTAGCATGACCACTTCATTGCTTCATGAAATGAAAGACATTGCACACAAGCACATGCAAGAATTTGAGGCTAAAGTTTTATCCTCTTCCGGTGTAGATTTTCAAACGCAGGTTAGCTTGGGCAACCCTATCCGACTGAGTAAAGAGCTGTGTGAAAAACATAATATTGACATTGTAGTGCTTGGAACCAAAGGCGCGAGCGGCATCGAAGAGCTTTTGATTGGTAGTAATGCGGCTTCTGTTATTCAAAACATTGACACTCCTGTTTTAGTAATTCCTCCAAACTCTCAGGTAAAGGAAATTAAAAACATTGTGCTAGCCACCGACATGGATCTTCGCAAAAAAGAACGTCCATTATTGAGGTTAAAAGCCTTCGCAAATATTTACGGAGCTAAAATTAACATCCTGCATTTTCAGGATGACCGTGGCGTAAAAGAAGGCAGCCGTGACTTTTTGGAAACCCATCTTAGCGATGTACCTCACAGCTATGCTGTATTGGCTCAAAAAGATAATCTGGACAAGGATATTTTGGAATATTGCCAGAGTAAAAATGCAGACATGGTAACAGCAATCACCAAGCGTTATGGTTTCTTTGAAGGACTATTCCGCAGCAGC
- the hflX gene encoding GTPase HflX, whose translation MIESKKKNLSTEPEKAVLIGVITQFQPEEKLGEYMDELEFLADTAGAICVKRFWQKLDKPNPKTLLGSGKIEEIASFVKSENIDIAIFDDELSPSQLKNIEKIFECKVLDRTNLILDIFASRAVTSYARTQVELAQYQYLLPRLTNMWTHLSKQKGGIGMKGPGEREIETDRRIIRDKISLLKDKLKKIDKQMAIQRGNRGSLIRVALVGYTNVGKSTLMNLLSKSEVFAENKLFATLDTTVRKVVLENLPFLLTDTVGFIRKLPTQLVESFKSTLDEVRESDVLIHVVDISHPNFEEHIETVNNTIKDIDPNIADKTVMMVFNKIDQYSYEVKDEDDLSPATKANYTLDDWKRTWFGKSDKNVVFISATERENIEDLKHRIYEVVAELHAIRFPFNNFLY comes from the coding sequence ATGATAGAATCAAAAAAGAAAAACCTTAGCACCGAACCCGAAAAGGCTGTCCTTATTGGGGTGATCACTCAGTTTCAGCCTGAGGAAAAACTCGGTGAATATATGGATGAGCTGGAGTTTTTGGCAGATACGGCCGGAGCTATTTGTGTAAAACGCTTTTGGCAGAAGCTGGATAAACCAAATCCAAAAACTCTGTTGGGCTCTGGAAAGATTGAAGAAATAGCCTCATTCGTAAAGTCTGAGAATATCGACATCGCCATTTTTGATGATGAGCTTTCCCCTTCTCAGTTGAAAAACATTGAGAAGATATTTGAATGTAAAGTATTAGATAGAACCAACCTGATTCTTGATATTTTTGCATCACGCGCTGTTACTTCTTACGCACGTACCCAAGTTGAGTTAGCCCAATATCAATATTTACTGCCTCGTCTTACTAATATGTGGACACACCTTAGTAAGCAAAAAGGGGGTATTGGTATGAAAGGTCCTGGTGAACGTGAAATTGAAACTGACCGAAGAATAATTCGTGATAAAATCTCTTTGCTAAAAGACAAGCTAAAGAAGATTGATAAACAAATGGCTATTCAGCGTGGAAACCGGGGCTCGCTTATACGTGTAGCTTTGGTAGGATATACCAACGTTGGCAAATCCACTTTGATGAATCTTTTGAGCAAATCAGAGGTATTTGCTGAGAATAAGCTCTTCGCAACCTTAGATACCACAGTTAGAAAAGTAGTTTTAGAAAACCTCCCCTTCTTACTTACGGATACCGTAGGATTTATTAGAAAACTTCCTACTCAATTGGTGGAATCTTTTAAATCTACTCTTGACGAGGTTCGTGAGTCAGATGTGTTGATTCATGTGGTTGATATTTCCCACCCAAACTTTGAAGAGCACATTGAAACCGTAAATAATACCATCAAGGATATTGACCCCAACATTGCTGACAAAACTGTAATGATGGTATTCAATAAAATTGACCAATACTCATACGAGGTAAAAGATGAAGATGACCTGAGCCCTGCCACCAAAGCCAATTATACTTTGGATGACTGGAAGCGCACATGGTTTGGAAAGTCTGATAAAAATGTTGTTTTCATTTCCGCCACTGAGCGTGAAAACATTGAAGACCTTAAACACAGAATCTATGAAGTGGTAGCCGAATTGCACGCTATTCGCTTTCCATTCAACAACTTTCTGTATTAA
- a CDS encoding NADP-dependent malic enzyme, which produces MPKKIKRQDALDYHSEGRPGKIEVIPTKPSNSQRDLSIAYSPGVADPCLAISNNKDDVFKYTAKGNLVAVISNGTAVLGLGDIGPEASKPVMEGKGVLFKIFADIDVFDLELNAKDPELFIQTVKALEPTFGGINLEDISAPECFEIEQRLKEQLDIPIMHDDQHGTAIITAAALLNSLELVDKNIEDVRVVFNGAGASAISCAKLYISCGVKPENLIMCDSKGVISKSRTNLTEEKKQFIADTNFETLEDAIKDADVFVGLSKGGVVSQKMVKSMAKNPVVFALANPDPEISYKEATSARKDIIMATGRSDNPNQVNNVLGFPFIFRGALDVRAKKINEEMKLAAVHAIAELAKEPVPEIVNMAYNQDNMQFGKDYIIPKPFDPRLIYKVSPAVAKAAMDSGVARIHIEDWDSYKEELISRLSRDDKFIRLAQEKARSKPQRVVLAEGDNLKVLKAAQIAVEENLAKPILLGKREIIERLIKEHNLGIEDLPILDTFDSPDLSEKYAQLLFEKRKRKGVTLFDARKQVRDRNYFGAAMLEAGEADAFVSGLTRKYTEVLKPLFELIGTDADTKKVSGMYIMLSKKGPMFFADTTINENPTAEEIVDITLEAATILKRINVKPKIALLSYSNFGSSNQPEAVKMQKATAILRRDHPDLIVDGEMQANFALNNELLNETFPFSDLVKFKPNTFIFPNLAAGNIAYKMLQSQGAAEALGPVLIGIRKPAHILQMGSSVREIVNMITLASVDAQTRKTKSSK; this is translated from the coding sequence ATGCCCAAGAAAATCAAAAGGCAAGATGCACTCGACTACCATAGTGAAGGCCGCCCAGGAAAGATCGAGGTGATTCCTACTAAACCAAGTAATAGCCAGCGAGACCTTTCCATAGCTTACTCCCCTGGCGTTGCAGATCCCTGCTTAGCCATTAGCAACAATAAGGACGATGTGTTTAAATACACTGCTAAAGGAAACTTGGTTGCAGTAATTTCTAATGGTACCGCTGTTTTAGGTCTGGGAGATATTGGCCCGGAAGCCAGTAAACCCGTAATGGAAGGCAAGGGCGTTCTTTTCAAAATATTTGCAGACATCGATGTTTTCGATCTTGAGCTTAATGCAAAAGACCCTGAACTTTTTATACAAACGGTAAAAGCTTTGGAGCCAACTTTTGGTGGAATAAACCTTGAAGACATCAGTGCACCAGAATGCTTTGAAATCGAGCAAAGGCTGAAGGAACAATTGGACATTCCCATAATGCATGACGACCAGCATGGAACGGCTATTATTACCGCTGCGGCACTTCTCAACTCACTTGAGCTTGTAGATAAAAACATCGAAGATGTTCGCGTAGTTTTTAATGGAGCCGGAGCCAGTGCCATCAGTTGCGCAAAGCTTTATATTTCTTGTGGTGTAAAGCCCGAAAACCTTATAATGTGCGACAGCAAAGGAGTTATTAGCAAATCGCGCACAAATCTTACGGAAGAGAAAAAACAATTTATAGCAGACACCAATTTCGAAACCTTAGAAGACGCCATTAAGGATGCTGATGTATTTGTAGGGCTTTCTAAAGGTGGTGTAGTGAGCCAAAAGATGGTAAAGTCCATGGCTAAAAACCCAGTGGTTTTTGCTTTAGCAAACCCTGATCCAGAAATAAGCTACAAAGAAGCAACATCCGCACGCAAGGATATCATAATGGCTACCGGCCGATCTGACAATCCTAATCAGGTGAATAACGTGCTTGGCTTCCCTTTTATCTTTAGAGGAGCTCTTGACGTTCGTGCCAAGAAAATAAATGAGGAAATGAAATTGGCTGCTGTTCATGCTATTGCTGAGTTAGCAAAAGAGCCTGTTCCCGAAATAGTAAACATGGCCTACAATCAGGATAACATGCAGTTTGGGAAAGATTATATCATTCCAAAACCATTTGACCCTCGTCTTATATACAAAGTATCTCCAGCTGTAGCCAAAGCCGCAATGGACAGTGGCGTTGCTCGAATTCATATTGAAGATTGGGATAGTTATAAAGAAGAACTCATCAGCAGACTGAGTCGTGATGACAAATTTATTCGCTTAGCACAAGAAAAAGCACGCAGCAAACCACAGCGCGTAGTGCTTGCTGAAGGTGATAACCTGAAAGTGCTAAAAGCTGCTCAAATTGCGGTGGAAGAAAATCTGGCGAAACCAATACTTCTAGGGAAGAGAGAGATTATAGAAAGATTGATAAAAGAGCACAATCTAGGCATCGAAGACCTTCCTATACTTGACACATTTGATAGTCCAGACCTCTCAGAAAAATATGCTCAGTTACTATTTGAAAAGCGCAAGCGAAAAGGAGTTACACTTTTTGATGCTCGTAAACAGGTTAGAGATAGAAATTATTTTGGTGCAGCAATGCTTGAAGCTGGGGAAGCTGATGCCTTTGTTTCGGGTTTAACCCGAAAATATACCGAGGTATTGAAGCCTCTATTTGAACTTATAGGAACAGATGCTGATACAAAAAAAGTATCGGGTATGTACATCATGCTTTCCAAAAAGGGACCGATGTTTTTTGCTGATACCACCATTAATGAAAACCCAACGGCCGAAGAAATTGTGGACATAACACTAGAAGCAGCCACCATCTTAAAAAGGATAAATGTAAAACCTAAAATTGCTCTACTGTCTTACAGTAATTTTGGGTCTTCAAACCAGCCAGAGGCCGTGAAAATGCAAAAGGCCACTGCGATTTTGAGAAGAGATCATCCAGACCTAATTGTGGATGGGGAAATGCAAGCCAACTTTGCTTTGAACAATGAACTTCTCAACGAAACTTTTCCATTCAGTGATTTGGTAAAATTCAAGCCAAACACTTTTATTTTCCCAAATCTTGCTGCAGGAAATATTGCTTACAAAATGCTTCAATCACAGGGTGCCGCTGAAGCTTTAGGCCCCGTTTTGATCGGAATACGAAAGCCAGCACACATTTTACAAATGGGAAGTAGCGTGCGCGAAATTGTGAATATGATTACCTTAGCTTCGGTAGATGCACAAACGCGAAAAACAAAATCTTCTAAGTAA